Below is a window of Candidatus Zixiibacteriota bacterium DNA.
CTTGACCTGGATTCCATCACAATCATTCTCAATCCGGCCCCGATCGACAGTCTTTCTGCCATAGTGGTTGGCTACTGCGGTCCCATTGACATCTTGACTGGTGGTTTCAATCCGACGCGAGCAATTTATAACGAGCTGTCTTTTCGGGAATATGATTCTGAGTTTGAAATGTTACTCGATTTCGAGGCCGGTCGTTTGGATGTTATTATCGGCTTTCGAGAGATGCGTCCCGCCATCGCCTGCCGGACAATAGCCGGGACAATGGCACCATTCTACGTGGCTCTGGTTCCAAACCTGTCCCGGTTGCAGAAAGACCGGGCGCTGATCACTACCTCATTGTATTACCGGTTTGACCCGACCCGGATGTCACTCATCTTTGAGGGACAGGCACCTCTACCATATAATTGTTTGACGTGGTACGGGCGAACCCGGCTTGAGCAGGCTTGCCTGCGTCCGTATCCGTACGATCCCGAACTGGGACGTTTGTTATTGAGGCAACTCCGCCCCAAGCCGAGAACTCTCAGTTTGGGGGCAACTCATCCGGTTTTCGACGCTGCTCTTCACTACTATGCCGACATACTTTCGCGAGAGAGAATCCGGATCACGGTAGAGTCCGACTTAACTGAAGCCGACATCCGACTGATCCCGGTGCCGCTTATGGAGGGTAATGCTACAGCCAGCCTTGAGTACTTGCAATGCCTGCTCTCTAAAGAGACTCCGCCCGAAAACGACGTCTCGGAGACTCTTCAGATAATCGGAGACTACTTAAGGAGCGCTCGGCGCACCAGCGACAGCACTGTTGCCGACTACTACTGCAATCTAGCAGAGCTTAGTCTTCGCGACGACATTGGTATTCTGCCCCTCTATCGACCAACCGTGTATGCCGCCACGACGGAGAGTATCACCGGCTGGCGATCTGACAACAGTGGGGTCATCTGCATTGAAGATTTGATAAAGATCATCCTTCCGCGTGAAAGTTGCGCGCCATGACATTCACCAGCCGCATCCGCGTTTATCTGCTGTTGGTGGCGGTATTGCCGTCGCTGGCAATTCTGGCTGCCATCTATTTCCAGACCTCCAAACAAATAGAGCAGGCCGATCATCGACGGATCCAGGAAAACCTGTTACAGTTCGAACGCATTCAAGTCATCCTCCAGTCCAACTTAGTGCAAAGAGTTCTCTCCCTAAGGGACGCGCCATTTCTCATGCGGACCAAAGCGCTAGTGAGATCCGGCCGAGCCGATCAGATCGATCTGGGACACAAACCTGCCGGGCTGGATTTCATGGAAGTGTTGGACATAAACTACCGGGTGCTGGCCAGTCATCACCGACCCGGACTGATTGGCAATCTCATCAAAGAGGATATCCATCCGCTGCAAAGATCGATGTTCCTTCCGGTGATCGCGACCGTTGAATACGATGCCGAAGGTGTCCATGCTGCCTGGACTTTGGTGGACCACCTTGGAGATGGCCTACTACTATATACGGGCCAATACGTGGATGAACAATACACGAGCCTGATGTCCGAGATACTTGAGGCTGATATCCGCTGCGTCTTCAACGACTCCGCCCGGGAGTTGCGGAACAGAATGGAGTCTGGACAACTCTACGCCCTTAATGGCCAATTCCGGGCTCGATTGAGTGGCCCACTCGACGACGAATTCGAGGTAGTGGCCGACTTCCAATCGCAAGATCCTCCACCTATCTTCGGTACGCTCTTGTTGCTGGTGGGTCTGGTGGCGCTATTGTCCGTCGGTGTGGCTCTGGTCCTGGGGTGGTACATCACCGGTCGCGCCCGGCGAGAAATAACCAACCTGACCAATGCTACCGCCCGCATCGCTGACGGCGATTTTGATACGGCTGTCATGGCCTACGAGGAGGGCGAATTTTCCCAACTGGCTGATGCCTTCACCGATATGACAATCAGGCTCCGTAATATCCGCAGAGAATTATCCACGGCCGAGAAGATTGCCGCCTGGCAAATCATGGGACGCAAGATCGCCCACGAAATCAAGAATCCGCTCACCCCAATCGCGATCAGTACGGATGACCTGCGACGATCGTACAATGAAAACCTTGAGGACTTCCCCCGGATTCTGGATGAAACCACTGGCACAATAAAAACCGAAGTCGCCCGCCTGACCACGCTACTGGACCAGTTTGTTTCTTTTGCTCGCATGAAACCGGCCACACCCATAGACACATCGCTCAAACGACTTATTGCCGACCTCACCTCATTGTATCGAGCTGAAACGGCCGATGGCCGACTGCGGATTGCCTGTGACGTTACTGGTGATGTTGTACATCTAGACCCGGAAGCTATCGGGCAGGTATTGATAAACCTCGTCAAGAACGGTTTGGAAGCAGGATCCCAATCTGGGGTGGTTGTAACCATTGTAGATAGCGGCGAGACCCTCAAAGTAATTATCACCGACACAGGACCCGGCTTTGCGAATGAGATCATCCAGGCCGGCATTCAGCCCTATCTGTCCACCAAGAAAGACGGCAGCGGCCTGGGGTTGGTTATCTGCGAGCGTATAGTTCACGACCACGGCGGCACGTTGGAAATTGGTAACCTTAAAAAAGAAGGAGCGGAAGTAACAATCTTACTTCCGCAAGATGATGGCAAAGATACTGATCATTGATGACGAAAAGAATATTCGCAATTCTTTGAAATCAGCCCTTCAACGCCGCGGTCATGAAATAACGACCGCCTGCTCATTCGCTGAGGGAAGCAAGCACCTGGACACCGACTATGATTTGATCCTGCTGGACATCATGCTTGGTGACGGCAACGGATTGGAGTTGCTGAAACAATTTCTCAAGAAGAATCGTCGTCACATGGTCGTAATGATCTCAGGTCACGCCGATGTTGATATGGCAGTGGGGGCGATTCGAGCAGGAGCGTATGATTTCATTGAAAAACCGATTTCGCTCGACCGCGTCCTGGTAACAATTGACAACGCTACCCGAACCAGTCGTCTCAGGGCCGAGACCGGACGGCTAGCCTCTCTGGTTTACGGTGAGTTCATTGGTCAATCGCCGCCTGTAGTTCAGATGAAGAAGGACATCACTCGCGCCGCAGGCAAAACAAGTCGGTTTCTGATTCTGGGCGAAAACGGTACCGGCAAGGAATTGGTGGCCCACATGATCCACCGCGCCGGCAACCGGGCCGATGGTCCCTTTGTGGAGGTAAACTGTGCCGCACTGCCATCCGAATTGGTTGAGTCGGAACTGTTCGGTCATGTCAAAGGGGCTTTTACCGGGGCAAGTACAGCCCGAAAGGGGCGTTTTGTCGAGGCCTCAGGCGGATCAATCTTCCTCGATGAAATCAGTGAGATGTCCCTTGATGCTCAAGCCAAAATACTTCGCGCCATCGAATCAAGTCAGATCACACCCGTTGGTAGCGACAAGAGCGTCACCGTCGACGCCAACATCATTGCCGCCTCCAATCGCAATCTGGAAGATATGGTCACCGATCAGACTTTCCGGCAAGACCTTCTATATCGTCTCAACGTAGTTCAGTTTCAGCTCCCTCCCCTGCGGGAACGCAGAGATGATATTCCTCTGTTGGCCTCTCATTTTCTCAAGCGCTTCGCCCATGAAACCGGCTCAATTACCAGAACTCTTTCGACGGCGGCAATCAATACCCTGACCGCTTATGACTACCCCGGTAATGTTCGTGAACTGAAGAACCTGATGGAGCGGGTCAATATATACTGCGACTGCCAAAAGATCGGACCATCCGACCTAAAGCCTCTCATGCCTCCTGTGCAGGAAAATACTGTGAGACCGCTCAAAGAAGCCGTTACTGAATTTGAACAGAGCTACATCGAGAACATTCTGCAACGCAACAATGGCAACATGACTGAATCCGCCCGCCAACTCGGCTTGGAACGCTCGCACCTGTATAAGAAGATCAAGAAATACAAATAGAAGTTATAAGTTATCAGGTTGCAGGCAACAATTACGTGCAAGCCTTCATGGGAGAGGCTATGCCACAGCTATTATTCGGAATCGAAGGAGATCAGACAGTTGACATCATAGGCGGACATTTTCTCCCGCCAGGGCAAGAAACTGAGATCAATGACGGCCGAGACACCAACAACTTCGCCGCCCAATTTCTCGACCAGTGAGCAAGCCGCCTGTAATGTTCCGCCAGTAGCAATCAGGTCATCAACCACCACTACCCGCTCCCCTTTTTGAAGGGCATCGGCGTGGAGTTCGAGGCTGTCGGTACCATATTCGAGGGCATACTCAGCACTGACTGTCTTAGAGGGCAGTTTCCCTGGTTTGCGTGCGGTAACAACGCCAAAATTCATCCTATCAGCAAGCGCCGCACCGAAAATGAACCCTCGAGATTCTATGGCTACCAATGAATCGGGTTTGCACGACCTCACGTACTTTTCCATCTCATCAAGCGCGAGTTTGAAACCCTCGGCATTCTGAAGCAGAGTAGTGATGTCATAGAAACATATTCCCGGCTTGGGGAAATCAGGGATGGATCGAATGTATTTCTTGATTTGAGACATGGCTTGCCTATCAGTATCAGGATTTAACTTTGAAATCGGAGTACTGGCCCGTAAGATCGAGCCACTTGATTGAGATATCTTTTACCACTGCACTACTCGGGCCAATTTTCAATTCAACAATAAGCGACTCAACCCTACTGCGGTCTCCTTCAACCAACGCCAACACCGACCCGTCGGGGTTATTTTTCACCCAGCCGGTAAGATCAAGATTACGAGCATGAACGAGGCAAAAATACCGATAGCCAACGCCCTGTACGAATCCCTCGATCCGCAACTCAGCCCCGACCGAACTCATTGGGCTTCCTCGATCAACTCCATGACCAATTTGGCGGCTTCCTCCGGAGTCTCGACATGGCGGATTTCATCACCGAGTTTCCAGGCAGATACCGACACCAGAGGTTTTTTCATCTGAAGAGCGAAGGCCATCTCCGAGAGAGTGCCATACTTGCCGGGCAACGCCACGACGCCATCGGCACTCCGGATAACCATGATATTACGAGCCTCACCAAAACCAGTGGGGATAACATAGTCGATGAACTCGTTGGCGTCATTCTTATCCTGAGTGGGGAGTATCCCGATAGTCACACCCCCGGCCTCTTTGGCACCGCGGGCAGCTCCTTCCATAACGCCACCCATACCTCCACAGACAATAACACCGCCCTGTTCAGCGACATACTTGCCAATAACAGCGGCAATATCTCTGAGTTTCTTGGAACATTTTCCTGCGCCAACTACGGCGACAACTGGTTTCCTGTTTACATCCACAGGGATTACCTCTCAAAGACAAAGTGGTTCGAGAATTCAATTGCTGACTACCCCACCCCTGAGTGTCAAAGAAAATCGGGGCGACTGGATTTGAACCAGCGACTCCTTAGTCCCGAACCAAGTGCGCTACCATACTGCGCCACGCCCCGATAAATCTCGACGGCCCAAGAAACTGCTAATAGTCGCAGAAGTCAACTGTATTTTGGGATTGCTTCTCAGGTTCCGAGAGCTACTCTCACATACGCAATCTGGCCTGGCGCAGACACTCCAGCGATTCACTGTCAGTGAAGTTGAGTCGCAGAGGAGTAATAGAGACCACCCCTCGTTTGACCGCCTCATAGTCCGATCCACGCGTGTTTTCCCACTTGGGATGCCCACCTATCCAATAATACGGTTTGCCACGTGGATCGGTCTTCTTGATAATGACATCTTTGTAGTGTCGTATTCCCTGGCGCGTAAACTCGAATTTACGATATGGCCGTCCGTTGTCACCGGGCAGATTAACATTAAGAAACACTGCCGGGTCCAATTCCATGCGATCATGTAAATCGATCAATTTCACAACGA
It encodes the following:
- a CDS encoding sigma-54 dependent transcriptional regulator, with the translated sequence MMAKILIIDDEKNIRNSLKSALQRRGHEITTACSFAEGSKHLDTDYDLILLDIMLGDGNGLELLKQFLKKNRRHMVVMISGHADVDMAVGAIRAGAYDFIEKPISLDRVLVTIDNATRTSRLRAETGRLASLVYGEFIGQSPPVVQMKKDITRAAGKTSRFLILGENGTGKELVAHMIHRAGNRADGPFVEVNCAALPSELVESELFGHVKGAFTGASTARKGRFVEASGGSIFLDEISEMSLDAQAKILRAIESSQITPVGSDKSVTVDANIIAASNRNLEDMVTDQTFRQDLLYRLNVVQFQLPPLRERRDDIPLLASHFLKRFAHETGSITRTLSTAAINTLTAYDYPGNVRELKNLMERVNIYCDCQKIGPSDLKPLMPPVQENTVRPLKEAVTEFEQSYIENILQRNNGNMTESARQLGLERSHLYKKIKKYK
- a CDS encoding adenine phosphoribosyltransferase, producing MSQIKKYIRSIPDFPKPGICFYDITTLLQNAEGFKLALDEMEKYVRSCKPDSLVAIESRGFIFGAALADRMNFGVVTARKPGKLPSKTVSAEYALEYGTDSLELHADALQKGERVVVVDDLIATGGTLQAACSLVEKLGGEVVGVSAVIDLSFLPWREKMSAYDVNCLISFDSE
- a CDS encoding acylphosphatase, with product MSSVGAELRIEGFVQGVGYRYFCLVHARNLDLTGWVKNNPDGSVLALVEGDRSRVESLIVELKIGPSSAVVKDISIKWLDLTGQYSDFKVKS
- a CDS encoding TIGR00725 family protein, which codes for MDVNRKPVVAVVGAGKCSKKLRDIAAVIGKYVAEQGGVIVCGGMGGVMEGAARGAKEAGGVTIGILPTQDKNDANEFIDYVIPTGFGEARNIMVIRSADGVVALPGKYGTLSEMAFALQMKKPLVSVSAWKLGDEIRHVETPEEAAKLVMELIEEAQ
- a CDS encoding HAMP domain-containing protein; translated protein: MTFTSRIRVYLLLVAVLPSLAILAAIYFQTSKQIEQADHRRIQENLLQFERIQVILQSNLVQRVLSLRDAPFLMRTKALVRSGRADQIDLGHKPAGLDFMEVLDINYRVLASHHRPGLIGNLIKEDIHPLQRSMFLPVIATVEYDAEGVHAAWTLVDHLGDGLLLYTGQYVDEQYTSLMSEILEADIRCVFNDSARELRNRMESGQLYALNGQFRARLSGPLDDEFEVVADFQSQDPPPIFGTLLLLVGLVALLSVGVALVLGWYITGRARREITNLTNATARIADGDFDTAVMAYEEGEFSQLADAFTDMTIRLRNIRRELSTAEKIAAWQIMGRKIAHEIKNPLTPIAISTDDLRRSYNENLEDFPRILDETTGTIKTEVARLTTLLDQFVSFARMKPATPIDTSLKRLIADLTSLYRAETADGRLRIACDVTGDVVHLDPEAIGQVLINLVKNGLEAGSQSGVVVTIVDSGETLKVIITDTGPGFANEIIQAGIQPYLSTKKDGSGLGLVICERIVHDHGGTLEIGNLKKEGAEVTILLPQDDGKDTDH